In Methylomagnum ishizawai, one DNA window encodes the following:
- a CDS encoding translocation/assembly module TamB domain-containing protein, giving the protein MRRALRWSGWLLAGILGLPVVALVLALWAANSPPGWAWIERSLPGLTGGKVGIAKLEGRFPDALRIGHIEIRDAAGVWLALDDLALDWSPVRLLAGYADIQRLEAGRIALSRRPLPAPEPQPSPKTGFSLPVGIDLHSLRVGRLELAPPVAGVAAALGIEGSGRLSALDQGEATLAITRLDGAGRYALRGRIEPGGLHLQLEAKEPPLGLLAHLAHLPELGALSLDAGADGPYAALNIRFGLEAGPLRAGARGTIDLEHNTADLALTAAAPALRPRPEVSWQSVALDAKLHGPFIRPTAQARLDIAALEAAGTAIPEATLELQGDAGALRLQAVFKSVRIPGPHPDILRAAPLVLAADARLDAPERPVKFSARHPLLTLEGQARTGPDPDGTALLKLPDLSPWAALGGVDLRGSTELRFRAAQTGATLRIDAEDKLALTGGMAPLPALVGTDGKIGLSATLRGPEIAVSRLRFDGKALTLAADGVWSGQTLGLNWKLNLPDLAALAQNLAGRAALTGRIDGAKDDLALVADMGGELAAQGLPRGPVSANIRLQGLPRNPAGQMKAQGMLNGSPLQLALTAQRGADGVLRVAIDRADWKSAHAEGTLSLSQGAALPLGKIDLRMTRLEDLRPWLGQPLTGSLSAGLDATEREARLRLDARDTGLTGTAQVEHAALALTLDDPLKHPRVEGSMTLDGIEAGAVRGSARLTALGPLDALDLGLSSEMKALAGADAQVSSALRLDIPGQSVRVSSLETRWKRETLRLLQPARIGYGKGLSFEGLRLGLRGAVLEAEGRAAPTLDLEVALRDLPADLVGLFVPGLALDGALRAEAHLSGSPARPLGTLTLAAQGVHPREGAGRVLPPVNLATHIDLAGTSAEVDSRMQAGTLANLAVTGRAPLVPGGEFDLRASGDLDLKILDPLLMAEGHRVRGRTVLNAALSGTPTEPRAHGSLQWSGGEVQDFAQGMHISDITALLLAEGDSVRIAQFQGRAGPGTLNLAGRLGVLAEGFPIDLKLTARNAQPLASDRLTVNLNADLGLQGHAAGTLDANGTLRLQRVEIRVPETMPASIAVLDVRRPGQAPPPPPKPGPRIGLDLLISAPSRIFVRGRGLDAELGGTVRLRGDSNAPHPEGRFELRRGEFSLAGKTLTFDKGVIGFNGGNLADPTLDFAASSTNNSVTATLGVTGTARKPKITLSSVPELPPDEVLAQLLFGHATASLNPFEMVQIASAVVSLTGVTAGAGSPLETVRKGLGLDRLALGGSGGSPGLEAGRYVAPGVFVGAKQGFSGNSTQATVQIDIAKGLKVEGSAGTGSTTPGSTVGTNSVGLIYQIEY; this is encoded by the coding sequence ATGCGGCGCGCGCTGCGATGGAGCGGCTGGCTTTTGGCGGGAATCCTGGGGCTGCCGGTCGTCGCGCTGGTCTTGGCGCTATGGGCCGCGAACAGCCCGCCGGGCTGGGCCTGGATCGAACGCTCGCTCCCAGGACTCACCGGCGGCAAGGTCGGCATCGCCAAGCTGGAAGGCCGCTTCCCCGACGCCTTGCGGATCGGCCATATCGAAATCCGCGATGCCGCCGGGGTTTGGCTGGCCCTCGACGATTTGGCCTTGGATTGGTCGCCGGTCCGCTTGCTGGCTGGATATGCCGACATCCAGCGTTTGGAGGCGGGCCGCATCGCCCTATCGCGCCGTCCCCTGCCCGCGCCCGAACCCCAGCCCTCCCCAAAAACCGGCTTTTCCCTGCCGGTGGGCATCGACCTGCATAGCCTGCGCGTGGGACGGCTGGAATTGGCCCCGCCGGTCGCGGGGGTCGCCGCCGCGCTCGGGATCGAAGGCTCCGGTCGGCTGTCGGCCTTGGATCAAGGCGAGGCCACGCTTGCGATCACCCGCCTGGATGGTGCAGGCCGCTATGCACTGCGGGGCCGGATCGAACCCGGCGGACTGCACTTGCAACTGGAGGCGAAAGAACCGCCCTTAGGCTTGTTGGCCCATCTCGCCCACTTGCCGGAACTGGGCGCGTTGTCCCTCGATGCCGGGGCGGACGGACCCTATGCCGCGCTCAACATCCGGTTCGGCCTGGAAGCCGGACCCCTGCGGGCCGGGGCGCGGGGCACCATCGACCTGGAACACAACACCGCCGACCTCGCCCTGACCGCTGCGGCCCCCGCCCTGCGGCCACGGCCCGAGGTGTCCTGGCAATCGGTGGCGCTGGACGCCAAACTGCATGGCCCTTTCATCCGGCCCACGGCCCAGGCCCGACTCGATATCGCCGCCCTGGAAGCCGCCGGGACCGCCATCCCCGAGGCTACGCTGGAACTCCAAGGCGACGCCGGTGCCTTGCGGCTCCAGGCCGTTTTCAAAAGCGTCCGTATTCCCGGCCCGCATCCCGATATTCTGCGGGCCGCGCCTTTGGTGCTTGCCGCCGATGCCCGGCTCGACGCGCCCGAACGCCCCGTGAAGTTCTCGGCCCGTCATCCCTTGCTAACCCTCGAAGGCCAAGCCCGGACCGGACCCGACCCCGACGGCACGGCCTTGCTCAAACTGCCGGACTTGTCCCCTTGGGCGGCGCTGGGCGGCGTCGATCTGCGGGGTTCGACCGAATTGCGCTTCCGCGCCGCGCAGACCGGCGCTACCCTGCGGATCGACGCCGAAGACAAACTCGCCCTGACCGGCGGTATGGCTCCCCTGCCCGCCCTGGTCGGCACGGACGGGAAAATCGGCCTATCGGCGACGCTACGGGGACCGGAAATCGCGGTGTCGCGGTTACGGTTCGACGGCAAGGCGTTGACCCTCGCGGCGGATGGCGTATGGTCCGGGCAAACGCTGGGTTTGAATTGGAAACTGAACCTGCCCGATCTGGCGGCGCTGGCCCAGAACCTGGCCGGACGGGCCGCGCTGACGGGACGGATCGACGGTGCCAAGGATGATCTCGCCCTCGTCGCCGATATGGGCGGCGAACTGGCGGCGCAAGGACTGCCACGGGGTCCGGTGAGCGCGAATATCCGCCTGCAAGGACTGCCCCGGAATCCGGCGGGACAAATGAAGGCGCAAGGCATGCTCAACGGCTCGCCCTTGCAGTTGGCCTTGACCGCCCAACGCGGCGCGGATGGCGTGTTGCGGGTCGCCATCGACCGGGCCGACTGGAAAAGCGCCCATGCCGAAGGCACCTTGAGCCTGTCTCAAGGTGCGGCCCTGCCCTTGGGCAAGATCGACCTGCGGATGACCCGGTTGGAGGATTTGCGGCCCTGGCTGGGCCAGCCGCTGACCGGCTCCCTGAGCGCCGGTCTGGACGCCACCGAGCGGGAAGCCCGGCTCAGGCTGGATGCCCGCGACACCGGCCTGACCGGCACCGCCCAAGTGGAACACGCCGCCCTGGCGCTCACGCTGGACGACCCGCTCAAACACCCACGGGTGGAGGGCTCGATGACCCTGGACGGTATCGAAGCCGGGGCGGTGCGGGGTTCCGCCCGGCTGACGGCGCTGGGGCCACTCGACGCGCTGGACCTGGGGCTATCCTCCGAAATGAAGGCGCTGGCCGGGGCGGACGCCCAGGTGTCCAGCGCACTCCGGCTCGATATTCCGGGCCAATCGGTCCGGGTGTCCAGCCTGGAAACCCGCTGGAAGCGGGAAACCCTGCGCTTGCTGCAACCCGCCCGCATCGGCTACGGCAAGGGCCTGAGTTTCGAGGGTTTGCGCCTGGGATTGCGCGGGGCCGTGTTGGAAGCCGAGGGCCGCGCCGCGCCCACGCTCGATCTGGAGGTGGCCCTACGCGATTTGCCCGCCGATTTGGTGGGGCTCTTCGTGCCCGGATTGGCGCTGGATGGCGCGTTGCGGGCCGAGGCCCACCTGTCCGGCTCCCCGGCCCGCCCGCTCGGCACGTTGACGCTGGCGGCCCAGGGCGTCCATCCCCGCGAAGGCGCGGGCCGGGTCTTGCCGCCGGTCAACCTCGCCACCCATATCGACCTCGCCGGCACCAGCGCCGAGGTTGATTCCCGCATGCAGGCCGGGACGCTCGCCAATCTGGCCGTGACCGGGCGGGCGCCGCTGGTGCCGGGCGGCGAATTCGATCTCCGCGCCAGCGGCGACCTGGATTTGAAAATCCTCGATCCCCTGTTGATGGCGGAAGGCCACCGGGTGCGTGGACGGACCGTCCTGAACGCCGCCCTGTCGGGCACTCCGACCGAGCCCCGCGCCCATGGCAGCCTGCAATGGAGCGGCGGCGAAGTGCAGGATTTCGCGCAAGGGATGCATATTTCCGATATCACCGCCCTGTTGCTGGCCGAGGGGGACAGCGTCCGCATCGCCCAGTTCCAGGGCCGGGCCGGTCCCGGCACGCTGAATTTGGCCGGGCGCTTGGGCGTGCTCGCCGAGGGCTTCCCCATCGATTTGAAGCTGACCGCCCGCAATGCCCAACCCCTGGCCAGCGACCGCCTGACGGTGAATCTGAACGCCGACCTGGGCCTGCAAGGCCATGCCGCCGGGACGCTCGACGCCAACGGCACGTTGCGGCTCCAACGGGTCGAAATCCGTGTCCCCGAGACCATGCCCGCTAGCATCGCGGTGCTGGATGTGCGCCGCCCCGGACAAGCCCCGCCCCCGCCGCCCAAACCCGGTCCCCGTATCGGCCTGGACCTCTTGATCAGCGCGCCGAGCCGGATTTTCGTGCGCGGGCGCGGTCTGGACGCCGAATTGGGCGGCACCGTGCGGTTGCGCGGCGATTCCAACGCTCCGCACCCGGAAGGCCGCTTCGAATTACGCCGCGGCGAATTCAGCCTGGCCGGCAAGACCCTGACCTTCGACAAGGGGGTGATCGGCTTCAACGGCGGCAACTTGGCCGATCCCACCCTGGATTTCGCCGCCAGTTCCACCAACAACAGCGTCACCGCCACCCTGGGCGTGACCGGCACCGCCCGCAAACCCAAGATCACTCTCAGCAGCGTGCCGGAACTGCCACCGGACGAGGTCTTGGCCCAATTGCTGTTCGGCCATGCCACCGCCAGCCTCAACCCGTTCGAGATGGTGCAGATCGCCTCGGCGGTGGTTTCCCTGACCGGGGTCACCGCCGGGGCGGGCAGTCCCCTGGAAACCGTACGCAAGGGCTTGGGGCTGGACCGGCTGGCGCTGGGCGGGAGCGGCGGCAGTCCCGGCCTGGAAGCCGGGCGCTATGTCGCGCCCGGCGTGTTCGTGGGGGCCAAGCAAGGCTTTTCCGGCAACAGCACCCAGGCCACGGTGCAGATCGATATCGCCAAGGGGTTGAAGGTGGAAGGCAGCGCCGGGACCGGGTCCACCACGCCCGGTTCCACGGTCGGCACCAACAGCGTTGGCTTGATCTATCAAATCGAATACTGA